The window CATAACCCAGAGGTCGCAGGTTCAAATCCTGTCCCCGCTACTGAAAGCGAAGGCCCGGATCCTCACAGGATCCGGGCCTTCGTGATGTGCGAACGCATGTGCCGAGGGGTGGTATGGCCGTGCCGCTGTGGGGAGTTGGCAGAACTGTGTTTGACTTGTCTCTCTGTGGGCATGTCGACAAAACGCTGAAGTGACCTCACTGGCTGCGGTATACCAGGTGTACCCAGGTTGCAGGTGGTGCGACGATGGACGTTATGGGGGACAAGGCAACTCTGTTGGAGACAGGGCGTTTTGTGCAGTCTTCCGACCGGGACGAAGCCGGTGAGGCTGCCGAGGAGCTGCGCCTGCGGCTCGCCGCCGAGGCCGGCGATGTCGAGGCGATGAGCGTCCTCGGCTCTCTGCTGCTGCGCCGTGGTGATCTCGACGGAGCCGAGCCCCAGTTGCGTGCCGCCACCGCCGCGGGAGACCGTGCCGCCGCGAACAATCTGGGAGTTCTTCTTCATCAGCGCGGGTACGCCGACGAGGCCGCGGGCTGGTGGCGGATCGCCGCCGTCGCCGGATCGGCCGCGGCCGCGCACGCGCTCGGCCGTCATCACCGCGAACGCGGGGACGAGCCGGCCGCCGAGTACTGGCTGCGGCAGTCCGCCGAGCAGGGGCATGCGCTGGGTGCGTACGCGCTCGCCGATCTGCTGGAGCACCGCGGAGACGCCGGGGCCGAGCAGTGGATGCGGGCCGCGGCCGAGCGGGGGCACCGGGAGGCCGCGTACCGGCTGGCGCGAGCGCTGGACCGGAGGGCCGCGGGGGACGCCGACGGTGACAACGGTGTCGGGGGCGACTCCGGCGCTGCTCCAGAAGCCGTGGAGGAAGCCGAGCAGTGGTACCGGCAGGCCGCCGCGCGTGGGCATCGGCGGGCCGCGCTGCACCTCGGCGCGATCCTGGAGCGCCGCGGTGAGCTCAAGGAGGCCGGGCGCTGGTATCTGACGTCCGCCAAGGACGGCGAGGCGCGGGCCGCCTGTGCGCTCGGGTTCCTGCTGCGCGACGCCGGGGACACCGAGAGCGCCGCCGTGTGGTGGCTGCGGGCTGCCCAGGAGGGGGACGGGAACGCCGCGAACGCGCTGGGCGCGCTGCATGCCGAGCGGGGCGAGACCCAGACCGCCGAGCGCTGGTACCGGGCCGCGATGGACGCCGGTGATGTGAACGGCGCGTACAACCTCGGACTGCTCTGCGCCGAGCAGGGGCGGACCGCGCAGGCGGAGCAGTGGTACCGGCGTGCGGCCTATGCCGGGCACCGGGAGGCGGCCAACGCGCTCGCGATTCTGCTGCTCCAGGGTGGAGACACCGCCGGCGCGGAGCCGTGGTTCTCCAAGGCGGCGGAGGCGGGAAGTGTGGACGCCGCCTTCAACCTGGGGATCCTCTTCGCCGGGCGGGGTGACGACGGCGTCGCGCTGCGCTGGTACGAGCGGGCCGCTGCAGCCGGGCACACCGAGGCCGCGCTCCAGGTCGGCATGTCCCGGCTGCGGGACGGGGACGAGGCCGGGGCCGAGCGGCATCTGCGCTGTGCGGCGGGGGGCGGCAGCGCGGAGGCCGCGTACCGGCTGGCCACCGTGCTCGACGCCCGTCGGCCGCCTGCCCCCGCGCATGAGCTCGGGGAGTCCGTGCACGAGAAGAGCGAGTGCGAGGAGTGGTACGAGCGGGCGGCCGGGCAGGGGCATCGGCGGGCGCAGGTGCGAGTGGGGATGCTCGCCGCCGCGCGAGGCGATGTCGTGGAGGCGGCCCGGTGGTACCGGGAGGCCGCGGAGGCCGGGTCCCGGAACGGCGCGTTCAATCTGGGGCTGCTGCTCGCTCGGGAGGGGAGTGAGCCGGAGGCTGCCGTGTGGTGGACTCGGGCAGCTGACGCCGGGCACGGGCGGGCGGCGTTGCGGCTTGCCCTGGTCTACGCGCGTCGCGGGGAGCTGGCGGAGGGGCAGCGCTGGGCCGACCGCGCGGTGGCTCTGGGGCCGGGGGAGGTTGCGGAGCGTGCGGCGCGGTTGCGGGATGCGCTGCGCGAGGAGCTGTCGGCGTGACGCCGTTAAGCGATTTGCTTCTGTCTGCGTCCTTGACGTAATGTTCCATTCATCGACGCGGGGTGGAGCAGCTCGGTAGCTCGCTGGGCTCATAACCCAGAGGTCGCAGGTTCAAATCCTGTCCCCGCTACTGAAGGCCAAGGGCCGGAATCCGAAAGGGTTCCGGCCCTTGGTGTTGCTAGCCGCCGTGGCCCACGGCTTCCTCGTACAGGGCTCGTGTCACTGTTCTGGATTCCGGCAGCGGCGAGCCCGTCGTGGCGCCCTGCGCCTTGTATGCCGCCTGCAGGCGCGTTGTTGTGCCCGCACGGATCTCCCAGTCCATGCGCAGGGGCGGAGTTGAACTCAGGACTTCCTTGTCCGTCTTCAGGAGTTTCGCCAGGTATGTGACGAAGCTCTCGTCCGCCTTGTAGTCCGACGCGAAGTACGTGTTCAGCGTCCGGATGTACGCCCTCAGCAGCGCCACCCCGGCATCCACGTCCTCCTGCAGCAGCGCCCGGCCGTACAGCATGCCCCCCAGCGGCTCGCCTCTCGGCTGCCCGCCCAGGAACGCGTACCCGGGTTTCCCGTCCACCCTGCGCCACACCGGGTCCAGCAGCCAGGCCGAGTCCACGCCGCCGTTCTGGAGGGCCGTCAGTACGTCCGCCGAGCCCAGTTGCTGGTACTGGATCCGGTCCAGGCCGCCGCCGTGTTTCCGCAGCGCCTTCTCCATGGGGTACGCGATCACCGAACCCTTCCCGATCATCGTGCCCAGCCTGCGGCCGGCCATCGGGACGTGCTCGGCGTCCTCGCCGTCCCTCAGCCGCACCCACAGGCCGCTCTTCGACCCGGGGCCGGGGGAGAAGTTCCCCGCCACCCACCTGATGTCGAAGCCGCCCCGGATGCCGTTCATCACCGCCGCCTCCGGAGCGGCCCACAGCGCGTCGATCTCACCCTTGGCCAACAGGGGCAGCGCGTCCGGCGTGGGCAGCACCTTCAGCGTGACGTCCAGGCCCTCCTTCGCGAACTCGCCCTTGTCCAGGGCGACTTGGAGCGGTGCCACGTACTCCGCGCTCAGGGTTCCCGTCGCGATCGTCAGGCTCCGGCGTTCCGCGAGCGGTCGGGCCGGCGGGGCGCCCGGCTGGCAGCGGGCCGGCACGCGGTTCGGTGAGCGGTCCTTCGGGTCCGTCCAGGACGTGGACCCGCAGCCCTCCACCGGGCTGATCGTCCGGCCTTCCACGTCCGCCCCGGACGCCGAATCCCCTTCGTACGGCGAGGAACAGGCCGCCACCGCGAGCAGCGCGAGTACGGCGCCGTAGATCCGTATGTTCATGACTGGCCCCTTCCGCGGTCCCTCGGTGCCCAGGGGGTGAGCAGGCGGCCCGCGAGGCGGACCAGCTCGGAGAAGGCCACCCCCATGGCGGCCACGCACACGATGCCCACGAACATCACGTCGTTCTGGAACAGTGCGCGGGAATCGAAGATCAGGTGGCCCAGGCCGTTCGTCGCGGCGATCTGTTCCGAGGCGACGATCACCAGGACCGCCACGCCCGCCGCGATCCTCGCGCCCACCAGGACCGAGGGGAGGGAGGCGGGGAGCAGGACATGGCGGAACATCTGCCAGGGGGAGGCGCCGAAGACGCGGCCGGCGTCGCGGTGGCCCTCGGGCACCGACATCACCGCCGACATTGTCGAGATCCACACGAAGAAGAACACCGTCGCCGCCACCAGTGCCACCTGCGGGCCTTCGCCCAGGCCGAACATGTTCAGGAAGACGGGCAGCAGAGCCAGCTTCGGTACGACGTACAGCGCGTCCAGCAGCGGTTCCAGGGCCGCTCGGACCAGCGGGAGCGACCCCATCAGCAGGCCGAGCGCATAGCCCGCGGCCGTCCCGATCGCGTAGCCCGCCAGGACTCGCTTCAGCGTCGCCCAGACGTCGGGCCACAGATCGCCCGCCGCCGCTCGGTCCCAGCCGTCCGCCAGGATCGTCGACGGGGCCGGGTACACGCGGTCGTCCATCCAACCCTGGACGGCGGCCAGTTGCCACAGCAGGATCAGCGCCGCGGGGACCGCCAACGCCAGGAAGAGCTCCAGTGCTCGCCTGCGCCGGTGCGTGCGCGCCGGGTGGAGTTCCTGTGGGCCCGGGGCGCGGACCAGGACCGATTCCCGTTCCGGGCGAGTGTCATACCGGGACCGCCTCCTTCCTCAGCAGGTCCCACAGTTCGCTCTTCAAGGCCGTGAACTCGGGGGCCGAGCGGATCTCGCCGGTGCGTGGGCGGGGGAACGGCGGGCGGTGCTCGGCGATGATCCGGCCCGGGCGGGCCGACAGCACCAGGACCCGGTCGCCCAGCACGATCGCCTCTTCCAAGCTGTGGGTGATGAAGAGGGTGGTGGTGCGGGTGGTTTGGGTGAGGTCCAGTAGCTCCTCCTGGAGGATCATGCGCAGTTGGGCGTCCAGGGCCGCGAACGGCTCGTCCATGAGAAGGAGTTCCGGCTCCACCGCCAGCGCCCGCGCGATGGCCACGCGTTGGCGCATTCCGCCGGACAGCGCTGCGGGGTACGCGTGCGCGAAGTCCGACAGGCCCATGCGGGACAGCCACTCGTCCGCCCGCTTGTCGGCCTCGCGGCGTGGGACGCCCTGGATGTCCAGGCCGAAGCGGACGTTCGCACGGACCGACTTCCAGTCGTAGATGCCGTAGTCCTGGAAGATCATGGCCGCCGGGCGGGGCGCTGACGTGCGGATCTCCAGGCGGCCTGTGCTGGGGCGGAGCAGGCCCGCGGCGATGCGCAGGAGCGTCGACTTACCGCAGCCAGAGGGGCCGACGATGCAGACGAACTCGCCCGGCGTGATGGTGAGATCGAGGGGGCCCAGGGCTGCCACCGCGCCCGGACCCCTGCCGAAGGTGCGGGTCAGGTCTTGTGCTCGGACTTTCGGATACGGCTCTCCCACTGCTGTCTCCTCGCGGAGTGCGGAACGGACTGGTGGGTGCCGCCGACGATATGACGGTCAGTCAGATACTGGAAGGTCGCGTACGCGAGCGGCAAAAAGCCCCGGCACCGATCACTCGGTGCCGGGGCTCCTCGCGGGCGTCTGGTTACGCGGCTGCCGCGCAGTTCGGGCAGATGCCGCGGTAGGTGACCTCGACGTCGGAGACCGTGAAGCCGAAGCGCTCCGAGGAGGGGAGGTCGGCGAGCGGGTTGCCGGTCGGGTGGACGTCCCTGATCGCGCCGCACTGGGCGCAGACCAGGTGGTGGTGCGGACGGTGCGCGTTCGGGTCGTACCGCTTGGCGCGCTTGTCGGTGGCGACCTCCAGCACCTCGCCGAGGGTGACCAGCTCGCCCAGCGTGTTGTAGACGGTCGCGCGGGAGATCTCGGGCAGCTTGGCGACAGCCCTGGAGTGGACCTCGTCGGCCGTCAGATGGACGTGTTCGCCGTCGAGGACCTCGGCCACGACGCGCCGCTGCGCGGTCATCCGCCATCCACGTCCGCGCAGCCGTTCCAGAAGGTCACTCATGCGCTACAGCCTAACAGCAAGGGGGACCAGGTCCCGAATGGGTGTGACTTTGGAACCTTATTTGACTTAGACATTGTCCATTGTAGGATCGGGAACGGCTTTAGCCAAGGGACAGGTACAGCAAGGCATGGCGCAGGAGGCACACGTGACACAGGGACCGCTCACCACGGAGGCCGGCGCACCGGTGGCCGACAACCAGAACAGCGAGACCGCGGGCGTCGGCGGCCCCGTGCTCGTGCAGGACCAGCTCCTCCTGGAGAAGCTGGCCCACTTCAACCGTGAGCGCATCCCGGAGCGGGTGGTGCACGCCCGCGGCGCGGGTGCCTACGGCACCTTCACGGTGACCGCCGACGTCACGAAGTACACCCGCGCGAAGTTCCTCTCCGAGGTCGGCAAGCAGACCGAGACCTTCCTGCGGTTCTCCACGGTCGCGGGCAACCTCGGTGCGGCCGACGCGGTGCGTGACCCCCGCGGCTGGGCGCTGAAGTTCTACACCGAGGAGGGCAACTACGACCTCGTCGGCAACAACACCCCGGTGTTCTTCATCAAGGACGCCATCAAGTTCCCGGACTTCATCCACACCCAGAAGCGCGACCCGTACACCGGCTCCACCGAGGCGGACAACGTCTGGGACTTCTGGAGCCTGAGCCCGGAGTCCACGCACCAGGTGACCTGGCTCTTCGGCGACCGCGGTATCCCCGCCTCGTACCGCCACATGAACGGCTACGGCTCGCACACCTACCAGTGGAACAACGAGGCCGGCGAGGTCTTCTGGGTCAAGTACCACTTCAAGACCGACCAGGGCATCAAGAACCTCACCCAGGCCGAGGCCGACGAGCTCGCGGGCAAGGACCCCGACTCGCACCAGCGTGATCTGCGGACCGCCATCGAGCGCGGGGAGTTCCCGACCTGGACCGTGCAGGTGCAGATCATGCCCGCGGCGGACGCGGCGACGTACCGCTTCAACCCGTTCGACCTCACCAAGGTGTGGCCGCACGAGGACTACCCGCCGATCGAGATCGGCAAGCTGGAGCTCAACCGCAACCCGGAGAACATCTTCGCCGAGGTGGAGCAGTCGATCTTCAGCCCGGCCCACTTCGTGCCCGGCATCGGCCCGTCCCCGGACAAGATGCTCCAGGGCCGCCTCTTCGCGTACGGCGACGCCCACCGCTACCGCGTCGGCATCAACGCCGACCACCTCCCGGTCAACCGCCCGCACGCCACCGAGGCGCGCACCAACTCCCGCGACGGCTTCCTCTACGACGGCCGCCACGGCGGTGCGAAGAACTACGAGCCGAACAGCTTCGGCGGCCCGGCGCAGACCGACCGTCCGCTGTGGCAGCCGTACGACGGTTTCGGCGGCGGCACGGGCAACCACCCGGCGCCCGTGCACGCCGAGGACGACGACTTCGTGCAGGCGGGCAACCTCTACCGGCTGATGTCGGAGGACGAGAAGTCCCGTCTGATCGAGAACCTCTCCGGCTTCATCGCCAAGGTCTCGCGCGAGGACATCGTCGAGCGGGCGATCGACAACTTCCGCAACGCGGACGACGACTTCGGCAAGCGGCTGGAGGCCGCGGTCCAGGCCCTGCGCGGCTGAGAATCCCACCAGCACTGGATTGCTTGTCGAAGCGGGCCGGATCTCCTGAGGAAGGGGATCCGGCCCGTTCGTGTGTTCTCAGGCGGGAACCTTCTGCCGTAGCGGCGCCCAGCAGCGGATGATGTCGCGGACCGAGACGATGCCGACGGGTTCGTCGTGGTCGAGGACGATCAGATGGCGGAAGCCGCCGTGTGCCATCGCGTGGGCCGCCTCCTCCAGGGTCCAGGACGGAGCCGCGAAGACGACGTCGGTGGTGGTGTGGGCGTGGGCCTGCTCCGCGTCCGGGTCCTGACCCAGGCCTACGGAGTTGAGGATGTCGCGTTCGGTGAGGATGCCGATACCGCCGGCGTCGGGGTCGAGGACGACGGCCGCGCCCACCTTGCGGGCGGACATCAGCGCGGCGGCCTGGCGAAGGGTGTGGGTGGGGCCGATGGTGAGGACCACGGTGCTCATGGCGTCGCGGACGAGCATGGATGCAGCCACCTCCTGGGGACTCTCCGCCGCTTGTTCACCGTTTCACAAATTCACAAGGGGCGGGACTTTCAGAGTGGCAGGCAAAGGGAGGGTCAACAAGAGGGCGCGTGGAGCTCAGTAGCGCTCGTTCAGGTAGCCCAGGAGCTCGTCGTGGAGCAGACCGTTGGACGCGGCGGCGTTGCCGCTGTGCGGGCCGGGGCGGCCGTCGAGGCCGGTGAAGGTGCCGCCGGCCTCCGTGACGACGATGGCGGTGGCGGCCATGTCCCACAGCGACAGCTCGGGCTCCGCACAGATGTCCACCGCGCCCTCGGCGACCATCATGTACGGCCAGAAGTCGCCGTACGCGCGCGTGCGCCACACTTCGCGGGTGAGGTCGAGGAAGCCGCCCAGCCTGCCCTGGTCCTCCCAGCCGGTGAGCGAGGAGTACGCGAAGGAGGCGTCGCTCATCTTCGAGACACGGGAGACCTTCAGACGGCTGGCGGAGGAGAGGCTACGGCCGGTGAAGGCGCCGTGGCCCTTCGCGGCCCACCAGCGGCGGCCGAGGGCGGGGGCGGAGACGACGCCGACGACGGGCTGGTAGCCGCCCTCGCCCGCCTCCATCAGGGAGATGAGGGTGGCCCAGACGGGGACGCCCCGGACGTAGTTCTTGGTGCCGTCGATGGGGTCGATGACCCAGCGACGGGGTCCGGTGCCCTCGATGCCGTACTCCTCGCCGAGGATGGCGTCCCTCGGGCGGGCGCGCTGGAGCTGGCCGCGGATGAGCTCTTCCGCCGCCTTGTCCGCTTCGCTGACCGGGGTCATGTCCGGCTTCGTCTCGACCTTGAGGTCGAGGGCCTTGAACCGGTCCATGGTGGCCGCGTCGGCGGCGTCCGCGAGGACGTGGGCGAGGCGGAGGTCGTCCAGGTAGTCGGGCATGTGGTGAACGGTATCTGCCGCTGGTCTTACGGGGCCAGCGGGGCCGAAGTGCGGACGGGGCGGGGGGTAGGGGGCGCTCATCGGGGTGGAGGGCGCCGGGCTGTGCGCTCGCGGACCCTTGACAGTGCCCGCGTGCGCGTCAAATCTGGGCGCAGAGCCGGGCCCCTGGGAGGCGACGATGCCTGCAGCGCGGGAATCTCTGCTGGATGCCGCATATACGGCGCTTGCGCGTCGGTCGTGGTCGGCGGTGCGAATGGTGGATGTGGCCGCTGCGGCCGGGGTTTCGCGGCAGACCCTCTACAACGAGTTCGGGAGCAAGGAGGGGCTCGCCCGGGCGCTCGTTCGGCGGGAGGCCGATTCCTATCTCGCCGGTGTGGAGCGGGCGTTGAGCACGCAGTCCGACGCCCGGGACCGGCTCACCGCCACCGCCGAGTGGACCACCTCCGCGGCCCGCGACAACGCCCTCGTCCGCGCCATGCTCACCGGCTGCTGGAGCGAGCGCCTGCCCTCGCCGACCCTCTCGGCCGTCCCGTCCTCCTCCGCCGTACCGGCGCAACGCCGCGCCGACGGCGCGCTGCCTTCACCCGGCGACTTCGTGACCATCGTCCGCGACCGTGCTGTGGCCGCCCTGTCCGGACCCGGCGCCAACAAGTCGGACAGCCACGAACTCGCACGATCCTGCGAACTCGTCGTCCGGATCGCGCTGTCGTGTGTGGCGGCTCCACCGGGAGAAGGCGGTGTGGCCGATCTCGTACGGGGCGCCCTGCACAGGCAGTTACAGGCCTGAACTCCCCTAGTGCGCAGAGCCCGACAGCTGAAGCCCGATGACCCCCACGATCACCAGGCTGATCGAGACGATCTTCAGCGTCGACACGATGTCGCCCAGGAAGATCATTCCGTAGATCGCGGTGCCCGCCGCGCCGATGCCGGTCCACACCGCGTACGCCGGGCCGACGTCGAGTTTTCTCAGGGACAGTGTCAGCAGACCGAAGCTGCCGAGCGCGAAGATGCAGAACGCGACCGTCGGCCAGAGTCTGGTGAAGCCGTGGGAGAGTTTCAGACAGACCGCGAACCCGGTTTCGAGCAGTCCCGCCACAACGACCAGCAGCCACGCCATGTGCTGTCCTCCCGTATCCCCACGTACTGTGACCGCTTCGTCTGGCTTTGGTCAGGCTTGGTTCCGGCTCGGTGCGATTATGCCCTTACCGGACTCGGGTGGAGACAAACAACGCGGAGGTCAGTCGCCTTCCTTGCGCTCCCTCGTGGACAGCAGCCTGCGCAGTGAGTACAGCCGCGCCGGGTCCGCGTGACCCTCGGCCACCCACTGGTCGAGAGCGCAGTCCGGCTCATCATGACTGCACGCGCGCGGGCAGCCCTCGGTTCCCGATTCCAGGTCCGGGAAGGCGTGGATCACGCGGGACGGATCGACGTGCGCGAGCCCGAAGGACCGTACGCCCGGGGTGTCGACGACCCAACCGTCCGTACCGGCCAGCGGAAGCGCCAGCGCCGACGTCGTCGTATGCCTGCCCCGTCCCGTCACCGCGTTCACCACGCCCGTCAGCCGCCGCCGCTCCTGCGGCACCAGCGCGTTCACCAGGGTCGTCTTGCCGACGCCCGAGTGGCCCACGAACGCCGTGATCTTGCCGTCCAGTTCCGCGTGCACCCGTTCCGCCGCTTCACCGTTCTCCAGCTCCGCGCGGCTGGTGACGACGTACGGGATGTCCAGGTCGCCGTAGAGCTCCAGGATCTTGTCGGGCGGGGCGAGGTCCGACTTGGTCAGGACCAGGAGGGGGCTCAGGCCGCCGTCGAACGCGGCCACCAGGCAGCGGTCGATCAGACGCGGGCGGGGTTCCGGGTCGGCGAGGGCGGTGACGATCGCCAGTTGGTCGGCGTTGGCGACGACCACGCGCTCGAACGGGTCGTCGTCGTCCGCCGTGCGGCGCAGCACCGAGGAGCGCGGCTCGATGCGGACGATACGGGCCAGGGTGTCCTTCTCGCCCGAGAGGTCGCCGACGATGGCAACCCGGTCCCCGACCACCGCCGCCTTGCGGCCCAGTTCGCGGGCCTTCATCGCCATCACCACCCGGTCCTCGACCAGGCAGGTCAGCCGGCCCCGGTCGACGGTGAGGACCATGCCCTCGACCGCTTCCTCGTGCTTGGGGCGGATGTTGGTACGCGGCCGGTTGCCCTTGCGGTTCGGGCGGCTGCGGATGTCGTCCTCGTCGGTGTGCTTGCTGTAGCGGCGCATGATCCCGGTCCGCCCGTCAGTTCCCGAGCATTCGGGCCCACATATCGGGGAAGTCCGGCAGGGTCTTGGCCGTCGTCGCCACGTTCTCGATCTGCACGCCCTCGACCGCGAGGCCGATGATCGCGCCGGCGGTCGCCATGCGGTGGTCCTCGTATGTGTGGAAGTTGCCGCCGTGCAGCATGCGCGGGCGGATGTGGAGACCGTCGGCGGTCTCGGTGACGTCGCCGCCGAGTTCGTTG of the Streptomyces sp. NBC_00287 genome contains:
- a CDS encoding tetratricopeptide repeat protein → MDVMGDKATLLETGRFVQSSDRDEAGEAAEELRLRLAAEAGDVEAMSVLGSLLLRRGDLDGAEPQLRAATAAGDRAAANNLGVLLHQRGYADEAAGWWRIAAVAGSAAAAHALGRHHRERGDEPAAEYWLRQSAEQGHALGAYALADLLEHRGDAGAEQWMRAAAERGHREAAYRLARALDRRAAGDADGDNGVGGDSGAAPEAVEEAEQWYRQAAARGHRRAALHLGAILERRGELKEAGRWYLTSAKDGEARAACALGFLLRDAGDTESAAVWWLRAAQEGDGNAANALGALHAERGETQTAERWYRAAMDAGDVNGAYNLGLLCAEQGRTAQAEQWYRRAAYAGHREAANALAILLLQGGDTAGAEPWFSKAAEAGSVDAAFNLGILFAGRGDDGVALRWYERAAAAGHTEAALQVGMSRLRDGDEAGAERHLRCAAGGGSAEAAYRLATVLDARRPPAPAHELGESVHEKSECEEWYERAAGQGHRRAQVRVGMLAAARGDVVEAARWYREAAEAGSRNGAFNLGLLLAREGSEPEAAVWWTRAADAGHGRAALRLALVYARRGELAEGQRWADRAVALGPGEVAERAARLRDALREELSA
- a CDS encoding ABC transporter substrate-binding protein; the protein is MNIRIYGAVLALLAVAACSSPYEGDSASGADVEGRTISPVEGCGSTSWTDPKDRSPNRVPARCQPGAPPARPLAERRSLTIATGTLSAEYVAPLQVALDKGEFAKEGLDVTLKVLPTPDALPLLAKGEIDALWAAPEAAVMNGIRGGFDIRWVAGNFSPGPGSKSGLWVRLRDGEDAEHVPMAGRRLGTMIGKGSVIAYPMEKALRKHGGGLDRIQYQQLGSADVLTALQNGGVDSAWLLDPVWRRVDGKPGYAFLGGQPRGEPLGGMLYGRALLQEDVDAGVALLRAYIRTLNTYFASDYKADESFVTYLAKLLKTDKEVLSSTPPLRMDWEIRAGTTTRLQAAYKAQGATTGSPLPESRTVTRALYEEAVGHGG
- a CDS encoding ABC transporter permease, whose protein sequence is MAVPAALILLWQLAAVQGWMDDRVYPAPSTILADGWDRAAAGDLWPDVWATLKRVLAGYAIGTAAGYALGLLMGSLPLVRAALEPLLDALYVVPKLALLPVFLNMFGLGEGPQVALVAATVFFFVWISTMSAVMSVPEGHRDAGRVFGASPWQMFRHVLLPASLPSVLVGARIAAGVAVLVIVASEQIAATNGLGHLIFDSRALFQNDVMFVGIVCVAAMGVAFSELVRLAGRLLTPWAPRDRGRGQS
- a CDS encoding ABC transporter ATP-binding protein codes for the protein MGEPYPKVRAQDLTRTFGRGPGAVAALGPLDLTITPGEFVCIVGPSGCGKSTLLRIAAGLLRPSTGRLEIRTSAPRPAAMIFQDYGIYDWKSVRANVRFGLDIQGVPRREADKRADEWLSRMGLSDFAHAYPAALSGGMRQRVAIARALAVEPELLLMDEPFAALDAQLRMILQEELLDLTQTTRTTTLFITHSLEEAIVLGDRVLVLSARPGRIIAEHRPPFPRPRTGEIRSAPEFTALKSELWDLLRKEAVPV
- a CDS encoding Fur family transcriptional regulator, with the protein product MSDLLERLRGRGWRMTAQRRVVAEVLDGEHVHLTADEVHSRAVAKLPEISRATVYNTLGELVTLGEVLEVATDKRAKRYDPNAHRPHHHLVCAQCGAIRDVHPTGNPLADLPSSERFGFTVSDVEVTYRGICPNCAAAA
- a CDS encoding catalase; this translates as MAQEAHVTQGPLTTEAGAPVADNQNSETAGVGGPVLVQDQLLLEKLAHFNRERIPERVVHARGAGAYGTFTVTADVTKYTRAKFLSEVGKQTETFLRFSTVAGNLGAADAVRDPRGWALKFYTEEGNYDLVGNNTPVFFIKDAIKFPDFIHTQKRDPYTGSTEADNVWDFWSLSPESTHQVTWLFGDRGIPASYRHMNGYGSHTYQWNNEAGEVFWVKYHFKTDQGIKNLTQAEADELAGKDPDSHQRDLRTAIERGEFPTWTVQVQIMPAADAATYRFNPFDLTKVWPHEDYPPIEIGKLELNRNPENIFAEVEQSIFSPAHFVPGIGPSPDKMLQGRLFAYGDAHRYRVGINADHLPVNRPHATEARTNSRDGFLYDGRHGGAKNYEPNSFGGPAQTDRPLWQPYDGFGGGTGNHPAPVHAEDDDFVQAGNLYRLMSEDEKSRLIENLSGFIAKVSREDIVERAIDNFRNADDDFGKRLEAAVQALRG
- a CDS encoding CBS domain-containing protein; its protein translation is MLVRDAMSTVVLTIGPTHTLRQAAALMSARKVGAAVVLDPDAGGIGILTERDILNSVGLGQDPDAEQAHAHTTTDVVFAAPSWTLEEAAHAMAHGGFRHLIVLDHDEPVGIVSVRDIIRCWAPLRQKVPA
- the hisN gene encoding histidinol-phosphatase, coding for MPDYLDDLRLAHVLADAADAATMDRFKALDLKVETKPDMTPVSEADKAAEELIRGQLQRARPRDAILGEEYGIEGTGPRRWVIDPIDGTKNYVRGVPVWATLISLMEAGEGGYQPVVGVVSAPALGRRWWAAKGHGAFTGRSLSSASRLKVSRVSKMSDASFAYSSLTGWEDQGRLGGFLDLTREVWRTRAYGDFWPYMMVAEGAVDICAEPELSLWDMAATAIVVTEAGGTFTGLDGRPGPHSGNAAASNGLLHDELLGYLNERY
- a CDS encoding TetR/AcrR family transcriptional regulator gives rise to the protein MPAARESLLDAAYTALARRSWSAVRMVDVAAAAGVSRQTLYNEFGSKEGLARALVRREADSYLAGVERALSTQSDARDRLTATAEWTTSAARDNALVRAMLTGCWSERLPSPTLSAVPSSSAVPAQRRADGALPSPGDFVTIVRDRAVAALSGPGANKSDSHELARSCELVVRIALSCVAAPPGEGGVADLVRGALHRQLQA
- a CDS encoding DMT family transporter — encoded protein: MAWLLVVVAGLLETGFAVCLKLSHGFTRLWPTVAFCIFALGSFGLLTLSLRKLDVGPAYAVWTGIGAAGTAIYGMIFLGDIVSTLKIVSISLVIVGVIGLQLSGSAH
- the rsgA gene encoding ribosome small subunit-dependent GTPase A, with translation MRRYSKHTDEDDIRSRPNRKGNRPRTNIRPKHEEAVEGMVLTVDRGRLTCLVEDRVVMAMKARELGRKAAVVGDRVAIVGDLSGEKDTLARIVRIEPRSSVLRRTADDDDPFERVVVANADQLAIVTALADPEPRPRLIDRCLVAAFDGGLSPLLVLTKSDLAPPDKILELYGDLDIPYVVTSRAELENGEAAERVHAELDGKITAFVGHSGVGKTTLVNALVPQERRRLTGVVNAVTGRGRHTTTSALALPLAGTDGWVVDTPGVRSFGLAHVDPSRVIHAFPDLESGTEGCPRACSHDEPDCALDQWVAEGHADPARLYSLRRLLSTRERKEGD